The proteins below come from a single Pedobacter aquae genomic window:
- a CDS encoding family 43 glycosylhydrolase, producing the protein MKNIFFKLAFICLSSCVMAQELKQNIPVHDPVLIKQDSVYYLFCTGRGIGNWSSKDLKNWKKEEAIFNEAPEWAVKAVPGFKNHIWAPDISYHQGKYYLYYSISAFGKNTSCIGLAVNTTLHPQDPNYKWVDMGKVIQSYPGKTNWNAIDPNLITDDRGRAYLSFGSFWEGLKLVKLKKDRFTLDEDVNKLATIATRVKKPGKDNPPAVDDNPKDAGGNAIEAPFIYKKDGWYYLFASTDYCCKGPKSTYKMIVGRSKNVKGPYLDKNNIALANGGGTLLLAGNENWNGVGHNAVFYDEKSNTDYLVFHGYDAQDKGISKLRIEKLKWINSWPEVE; encoded by the coding sequence ATGAAAAATATCTTCTTCAAACTAGCTTTTATTTGTTTAAGTTCTTGTGTAATGGCACAAGAACTTAAACAAAATATTCCTGTGCATGACCCTGTATTAATCAAACAAGATAGCGTATATTATCTTTTTTGTACGGGCAGGGGCATAGGCAATTGGTCATCAAAAGATTTAAAAAATTGGAAGAAAGAAGAAGCAATATTTAATGAAGCTCCTGAGTGGGCTGTTAAAGCAGTGCCAGGATTCAAAAATCATATCTGGGCACCTGATATTTCTTATCACCAAGGAAAATATTATTTATATTACTCTATATCGGCATTTGGTAAAAATACCTCTTGCATAGGTTTAGCTGTTAATACCACGCTGCATCCGCAAGATCCAAATTATAAATGGGTTGATATGGGTAAAGTTATTCAATCATACCCTGGCAAAACCAATTGGAATGCTATAGATCCAAATTTAATAACTGATGATAGGGGAAGAGCCTATTTGTCTTTTGGTTCTTTTTGGGAGGGATTAAAATTGGTGAAACTAAAGAAAGACCGCTTTACGCTTGATGAAGATGTAAATAAGCTAGCAACCATAGCTACGAGAGTTAAAAAGCCGGGTAAAGATAATCCTCCTGCGGTAGATGACAACCCTAAAGATGCCGGAGGAAACGCAATAGAAGCGCCATTTATTTATAAAAAAGATGGTTGGTATTATCTTTTTGCTTCTACAGATTACTGCTGTAAAGGTCCAAAAAGTACTTATAAGATGATTGTTGGCCGCTCTAAAAACGTAAAAGGTCCTTATTTAGATAAAAATAATATTGCCTTAGCAAATGGTGGTGGCACTTTATTACTTGCTGGTAACGAAAACTGGAATGGAGTAGGGCATAATGCTGTTTTCTACGATGAAAAAAGCAACACCGATTATTTAGTTTTTCATGGTTATGATGCTCAAGATAAAGGCATATCGAAACTTAGAATAGAAAAACTAAAATGGATAAATAGCTGGCCAGAAGTAGAATAG
- a CDS encoding sodium:solute symporter, whose product MIKNLPLLDLAIIAIYLVAMVLVGVYFSRRNNSSDQFTKASGLIPGWAIGLSIYATFLSSNTFLGVPGKAFGGNWNAFVFSISMPLAAWVASKYFVPFYRSTGEVSAYTNLEKRFGAWARTYAVVCFLLTQLARMGSIFFGISLTLQALTGYSMETIMLVTGICIIIYTVMGGIEAVIWTEVVQGVLKTLGAVLIVYLIVVDMPGGVSKIIAIGQQDDKFSLGSLSLDFTQATFWVVLLYGFFINLNNFGMDQNYVQRYHTASSEKEAAKSVWLCVWIYVPASLMFFIIGTCLYAYYQVNPELIEAVKLQAAAERLGLNANSIEIKNLAASLQPADYGDKVMPHFMVTMIPTGLIGLIVSAILSAAMSTISSGMNASATVFSEDIYKRYFKANISEKQNMKLLHIATVVFGLLGMICGIAMIGVKSILDIWWQLSGIFAGGMLGLFLLGIISKKSGNMEAFAATIVGILVIIWLSLSNLIPVDYAYLKNPLHANMTIVVGTLTIYLTGAFITRLKSKNI is encoded by the coding sequence ATGATAAAAAATCTTCCCTTGCTAGATTTAGCAATTATTGCCATATATCTGGTAGCCATGGTTTTGGTAGGTGTTTATTTTTCGAGGAGGAATAATAGCTCAGACCAATTTACCAAAGCATCAGGATTAATACCGGGTTGGGCTATAGGCTTGTCTATATATGCAACTTTTTTAAGTAGTAATACTTTTTTAGGTGTGCCGGGAAAAGCATTTGGAGGAAATTGGAATGCCTTTGTATTTAGCATATCTATGCCCTTAGCAGCTTGGGTGGCTTCTAAATATTTTGTTCCGTTTTACCGCAGTACAGGCGAAGTTTCTGCCTATACCAATTTAGAAAAACGTTTTGGTGCGTGGGCGAGAACTTATGCGGTTGTATGTTTTTTACTTACCCAATTAGCCAGAATGGGCTCTATTTTCTTTGGGATTTCTTTAACCCTGCAAGCCTTAACGGGCTATAGCATGGAAACCATCATGCTGGTGACCGGAATTTGTATTATCATTTACACCGTAATGGGCGGTATTGAAGCTGTTATCTGGACAGAAGTTGTGCAAGGTGTTTTGAAAACTTTAGGAGCTGTATTGATAGTTTATCTGATTGTGGTAGATATGCCGGGCGGAGTTTCTAAGATTATAGCAATAGGCCAGCAGGATGATAAATTTAGTTTAGGCAGTTTATCTCTTGATTTTACCCAAGCAACGTTTTGGGTTGTGTTGTTGTATGGCTTTTTTATTAACCTTAACAATTTTGGTATGGATCAAAATTATGTACAAAGGTATCATACTGCATCCTCAGAGAAAGAAGCTGCAAAATCTGTATGGTTATGTGTGTGGATATATGTACCAGCATCTTTAATGTTTTTCATTATAGGAACTTGTTTATATGCTTACTATCAGGTAAATCCAGAGCTTATAGAAGCAGTAAAACTACAAGCAGCAGCAGAAAGGCTGGGTTTAAATGCCAATTCAATAGAAATTAAAAACCTAGCCGCCAGTTTACAACCAGCAGATTATGGCGATAAAGTTATGCCTCATTTTATGGTTACGATGATTCCAACAGGCTTAATCGGTTTAATTGTCTCAGCCATATTATCGGCGGCTATGAGTACCATCAGTTCTGGAATGAATGCATCGGCAACCGTATTCTCAGAAGATATTTATAAAAGATATTTCAAGGCAAATATCAGCGAAAAGCAAAATATGAAATTACTACATATAGCCACTGTGGTTTTTGGTTTGCTTGGGATGATTTGCGGCATAGCCATGATAGGGGTAAAAAGTATTTTAGATATCTGGTGGCAGTTGTCTGGCATATTTGCAGGAGGGATGCTGGGCTTGTTTTTACTAGGTATCATCAGTAAAAAATCTGGCAATATGGAAGCTTTTGCAGCTACTATTGTAGGTATTTTGGTTATCATTTGGTTATCACTATCTAACCTTATTCCGGTTGATTATGCTTATCTGAAAAATCCGCTACACGCCAACATGACTATTGTTGTAGGTACTTTAACCATTTACCTAACGGGAGCTTTTATCACTCGATTAAAATCTAAAAACATCTAA
- a CDS encoding rhamnogalacturonan endolyase family protein: protein MFAYGQSTSLAKQVERLDRGLVAIRATTTRVFVSWRLFATDPDDIAFNVYRSGVKLNNTPITNATNFEDNTPLNGTYTVRHVINGTEFTDSKAASIWQQTF from the coding sequence ATGTTTGCTTATGGCCAAAGCACAAGCTTAGCTAAGCAAGTTGAAAGGTTAGACCGTGGCTTGGTAGCTATTAGAGCAACTACAACTAGAGTTTTTGTGAGCTGGAGATTATTTGCTACAGACCCTGATGATATTGCTTTTAACGTGTATCGTTCTGGGGTTAAACTTAATAACACCCCCATTACAAATGCTACCAATTTTGAAGATAATACGCCATTAAATGGTACTTATACCGTAAGACATGTTATTAATGGAACAGAGTTTACAGATTCTAAGGCTGCTAGTATTTGGCAGCAAACTTTTTAA
- a CDS encoding rhamnogalacturonan lyase family protein, whose amino-acid sequence MAANFLRIALIPPAAGVTPSGENFTYTANDCSVGDVDGDGEYEIFLKWDPSNAKDNSQSGYTGNVFIDAYKLNGTRLWRIDLGRNIRAGAHYTQFIVYDLDGDGKSEMACKTADGTIDGVGTVIGSATADYRNSSGYILSGPEFLTVFNGETGRAMATTNYLPARGTVSSWGDSYGNRVDRFIAAVAYLDGNRPSLIMGRGYYTRLVRVAWDWRNNQLTQRWIFDSNASGNATYAGQGNHQMTIGDADNDGKDEIFNGSSAINDNGTGLWSTRRGHGDALHMSDMDPDIAGQEMWMCYESPTEHRGLGLTLKRASTGEVLWGVAATGDVGRALAADIDPNFPGYEMWGAAGGAVYSNKGAVISNSVPSMNFAVWWDGDLSRELLNGTALDKWNSVTKRSDRLMSINNFGAAVSNNGTKATPGLSADILGDWREEMIFRSSDNRSLLIFSTTIPTTERIFTLMHDTQYRTAIAWQNSSYNQPPHPSFFLGTGMTKPARPNVVYPGPIPTFFREVKEESYNLPLYPNPVYNELNINLKTSEKMLKLTFSDSNGRVILQQEGSLENLNSLLNSKLNQISPGIYTLSLLDGNKYYSTKIIKN is encoded by the coding sequence TTGGCAGCAAACTTTTTAAGAATAGCCTTAATACCCCCAGCAGCTGGTGTTACACCTTCAGGCGAAAATTTCACTTATACTGCTAATGATTGTAGTGTGGGTGATGTAGATGGTGATGGCGAATATGAAATTTTCTTGAAATGGGACCCCTCAAATGCTAAAGATAATTCGCAATCTGGTTATACAGGTAACGTATTTATTGATGCTTATAAGCTAAACGGAACCAGACTTTGGCGTATAGATTTAGGTAGAAACATAAGAGCCGGAGCGCATTATACCCAATTTATAGTTTATGATTTAGATGGCGATGGAAAGTCAGAAATGGCTTGTAAAACTGCTGATGGAACTATAGATGGTGTTGGAACAGTTATAGGAAGTGCTACCGCAGACTACAGAAATTCTAGCGGTTATATTCTATCAGGTCCTGAGTTTTTAACCGTTTTTAACGGAGAAACAGGTAGAGCCATGGCCACTACCAATTATTTACCTGCCAGGGGTACGGTTTCTTCATGGGGAGATAGTTATGGTAACCGTGTAGATAGATTTATTGCTGCCGTAGCCTATTTAGATGGGAACAGACCTAGTTTAATTATGGGACGTGGTTATTACACCAGATTGGTTAGAGTAGCTTGGGATTGGAGAAATAACCAACTTACACAACGTTGGATTTTTGATAGTAATGCATCAGGAAACGCTACCTATGCCGGACAAGGAAACCACCAGATGACCATTGGCGATGCTGATAATGATGGAAAAGACGAAATTTTTAATGGATCTAGTGCAATTAACGATAACGGAACCGGACTATGGTCTACCAGACGTGGACATGGTGACGCCTTACACATGAGCGATATGGATCCTGATATTGCTGGGCAAGAGATGTGGATGTGTTATGAAAGCCCTACAGAGCATAGAGGTTTAGGTTTAACTTTAAAAAGAGCAAGTACTGGAGAAGTGCTTTGGGGTGTTGCTGCAACTGGTGATGTTGGTAGGGCTTTAGCTGCTGATATAGACCCTAATTTCCCAGGTTATGAAATGTGGGGCGCAGCTGGTGGTGCAGTATATAGCAATAAAGGAGCGGTTATCAGCAATAGCGTACCATCAATGAATTTTGCTGTCTGGTGGGATGGCGATTTAAGTAGAGAATTATTAAACGGAACAGCATTAGATAAATGGAATAGTGTAACAAAAAGAAGCGACCGCTTAATGTCTATTAACAATTTTGGAGCAGCTGTATCTAATAACGGCACTAAAGCTACACCAGGTCTAAGTGCTGATATACTTGGCGATTGGCGTGAAGAAATGATTTTCCGTAGTTCAGACAATAGAAGTTTGCTTATTTTTAGCACCACCATACCTACTACTGAGCGCATTTTCACTCTTATGCATGATACCCAATACCGTACTGCTATAGCTTGGCAAAACTCTTCTTATAACCAACCCCCGCACCCTAGTTTCTTTTTAGGAACAGGAATGACAAAACCAGCCAGACCAAATGTAGTTTATCCTGGACCTATACCAACATTTTTTAGAGAAGTTAAAGAAGAAAGTTATAACTTACCCTTATACCCTAACCCTGTTTATAATGAGTTAAATATCAACTTAAAAACATCTGAAAAAATGCTAAAACTTACTTTTTCAGATAGTAATGGAAGGGTAATTTTACAACAAGAAGGTAGTCTTGAGAACTTAAACAGTTTATTAAACAGTAAGTTAAATCAAATAAGTCCAGGAATTTATACCCTTAGCTTGTTAGATGGTAATAAATATTACAGTACAAAAATTATAAAAAATTAA